The Vespa velutina chromosome 2, iVesVel2.1, whole genome shotgun sequence sequence tactatttCAAAAATGAGacctttaataatattattctgcGATATTATTGTATCCAAACTAAATGTAAATGAATCGCAATCGTACAAAACATTCGGCAATTTCTGTATGTTGAATCATAATTTTATGTATCACgatcatttaatatatctacAGTGATTGATAAATGAATACCAAATGCGATTaactaaatattttaatgtgaTCATATAAATCAATGCAaacatgatttattattatttacgttgataacaaaactaaagaaatataaatcgtaTGACAAGAAACAATTCAATGATGGAACATAATAATGATCGTTAgttttatgaagaaaattagaaaatcttCAAACTGCGAAACTATTAAAATTACCATAAACGCTTAACGAAGATCGAACGTTTGAATTTTCCAAGTAATATTAACTACCGATGCGTTTACGAAATGCAGTAGGTTATATCGATTTCGTATCAATTTTCGATATACCTTAGCGAAGTACatgcacgcatacacataaataaatctttaatacGTATACACGGGATAGTAGTTCTTCGATGTCGCACTTTTCTATACAGGCAAGTAACATCGGTAAAATGTGTTTGTATGTTTACGATAAAATGCTCGATAAGTTAGTATAAGtacaatatataaagtttACTTTTACAACTCGGAAAGAACGGATATCACAACGTAACTACATCACCCACACAGAAAACACTCGACGATTTCTCGATCCAGAACGATAGAAGAATGACTAGAACGACATCGGTAAGACCGATCggttatttctcttctctctctctctctctctctctctctctcttttgtgaAGTAgcgaaaaaagattatatggGTTATTCTATGTCGAGTGATTGCCGACAGGCGTTTTAGTATCTCACAACGAATATaggaaaacgaatgaaaaagtcTGTTCGAGTGTAATCGCTCGTCGTGCACTTCAATTGTTTTATCGAACCGCTAGAAATCATGGAAAAGTTGTGGAAACGTCCTTCTTTGAACGagtagagagaaaatagattcAACGATATCAAACCTTCGAGTAggagagaattttttcttttgcgatGCTCGGCCAAGCACGAACTCGTTCATCCATGAAGAGAgtgcaaaaacaaaaaaaaaaaaaaaaaaaaaacaaagaaaaaagaacaaggaaggaaaaagaaaaacaaaaaaaaatatgaaagcaaagaaagaaaaagaaaaagtattggacgacgaataaaaaaagaaatgaaaaaaaaaacgggatAGATGATACATAAGGATCCTttgatattgatttatattcgtatacgatatatgtatgcacgtatatacgtatgtacgtacttatCTACTCTTTTCCTTCAACCATATCTATACACACATTATGTGtatttttgtatgtatgtatgtatgtacgtatgtgggATTTCGTACATTCGCAAAACTTCAAAGTTCCTATTCTGGAATGATATCGATCAGGATCGATTCCGTTATCCTACCGAGTCATTCATCTACCAATTCAAAGCGTGTTTCATATTTCCAATGATGAGAGACGacacgaattttttctttcaacaatTTCACAGTACCGTACGAGCCAGAGAAATTTCACGACTGATCCTAAAGAAGCAAACAACTCTGTTCGTGTTTAAGTATTCTTCGCGCGGATaacgaaaaagattatttactGACGCCTATCTATAGAGGAAACTGAAGGGACTACTTttatctcactctttctctctctctccccctctcacTATTTTCAGCTTTATGGGATTTTACGAAAAAGCAGGATATCCGTTAGTCTTTCGAATAGCAGAATCAAATAGATCTCATGTCGCCACTGACACGAATTTTTTGATAAGTTcgttttttgtatattttttgaacGCGTATCTACTCGATACAGCCTTCGGTTCCAACAGATTATCAATCGCGCAAAATTGCATCAACACAGAGAGTGTGAAGGTaaagacaaacagagagaaagagagagatagacagagaaaaagagatatagagaaagagaaaaagaaagagagagtgttaTACGTAGTTTTGTGTCGCTTTCGTTTtcgctatctctctttttctctctctctctccctctctctgcaGACGGGAAATGGTAGGATCGACTTACCTTCGTCGTTGGAAAATGTCATTATCGAGTTCGGTGTCTCGTGAAACCGACTCGGATCGACGCTCGTTACGCCTTCCCAAACGGACACTCGACCTCGTTTAAAGGTTCTCGAGGGCGTCCTTTCAAACCAGCGATCCTTAATTAATCTGGAAATCGAGtcgaggagaaggaagagccGAGTTGCGCCGATAGATCGAATCCAAAAGaggtataaagagaaagacagagagaaagagataagagaagtgaagagaagagagaagagagagaaagacagacagaaagagagagagagagagagagagagagagggggggttGGAAAATGATAGGGCATAGTGgaagagaaaactaactcaTTTCGAGAATCTGAGCGGCTTATAAGTACGACGGGATTGCAATGGCCACGAGCAGTTTCCCTTTGGCCTCATATAATCCTTTCGactttattgtttctttccttttttgctctctctctctctctctctcatccttaagttttttatttatctcttttctttatcatcctTATCACTGCTAATATTCCACATTCTTATCTCCTCGTTGCGTGCGCGAACTACCTGATCTTTGCGGTTAGAACTTCTCCAATCATTGACGCGCTTCGTCTTCCTTTCTTCACAAATAAATCAAACGCTAATCTATAGAGCTAATTACTTGGGAGAAATAGGGTGGATGGGAGAGGAGATGAGTTAATTAAGTTCGGGGGAAAAAAGCACTTGGAAAGGGAGGCTTCATTGCAAAGAGGCATTGACGGAGGTCTTTTTCATTGAttccttctttacttttctctttgtttttattgattttttcggtttttttttctttttttttattcatttatttatttattttattttttttttttaataatgagatattatcgtctttattgGTAGCAGACATTTCAATCGATGGTAAGTTGACAGGTTTTTGTATCTTGTAAAATAAGTGTGAATACGACATAAAcattatacgtgtatatatatatatatatatatatatatatatatatatatattcgtatgtgTGAAATCTTCGACGAAAACAAAAGGAGATTTCGTCCCCTTTTcgtcctctttttttcatataatatacgcTTAATTATctgtaaacatattttttttttgttcttttttcgtttctttttctatttttgctttttaaattTTGCTTTTAATTACTTTCATTGTTCCtctaattccttttttccgACTTTCGTTTCAACGCGATTATCGACAAAATCTATACGCACAATCGTACACTATTTACAacatttttcgttcttttaattctcggcttaatttatttcttttcgccATTTTATTCATACATGCGCGTAATGTGTATGCgatgtttatgtgtgtatgtgtgtgtgtgttttcatatatatatatttatatgtattatataatatatgtaatatgaacgtatatgtaggtatgtatgtgcgATGCGATATAACCTTGAAAAATTCCGATATAAACATATCATTTATCTAGCTAAGGTCGAATACgcaataatgaaaaagtattgGCAGTCAAATTAGAATAGCATTTATTACGATTTGCTTTCACGGCACAAGGTAGTATAGAGAAACAtcaaaaatttgatttaatttatgcCTTTGGCACATTGAATGAATATTCCTGAATCTCGTATTGCTTGGTCCGTGATTAACGAATTATCGCCGTATTGTGTATTCgtgtatacaaataattagCCTCAGATTATATcagaacgaataaataaatattacaaaataatgattatttcgtAAGTTATTTTCAACGGTTCGAATAATTTTGACGTTTCTCCGTAATTggatttcttgttttttgtttttataattattattatcattattattattattattattattattatttccccGATAgcatatttttgtataaagaaTCAATAAAACGTACGaccttaaaaataaaacacattTTCATTTGGTTCACTAATTTTTAatagagaatattattatattcgcgACGATTACTAAGAACAAGAAGCATCGTGAATTCGATTTTGATTAGCACGATATTAGACACAAACGAGAGAAGTTATCACGGTAGAGACATAGATCGATCAAGAATGATCGATCAGGAAATGTTTCGATAGATCTTTCAATCTTAAAACTCAAAGTACCAAgtacaatcgatcgatcgaccaaTCAAGCTAATTCCAACTAATTCGGAGGAAGCACAATAGCATTGTGAACGAAGGGACGAGAATTGTACTCGAAGCCGACTTCGGAGCTTCTTGAGCGAGTCTTTGATTACTCGCCGCTAACGTAGCAGTTTTTTCTGTCTTGAAGGCTCGTACGTTCGGTATGTCTGGTAAGGAAGATTGACAGACCAAGTGAAGAGTTCCTCCAGGAAAGTGTTGCCGTTCCAAACGCATAGAGAAACTCAATCGTGAGACTGATATCAGGATCTCTTCGTTGTATCCAGTAATTGGTAAATACGTCGTTTTCGCTCTGTCTACCTGttttcgagataaaaatcACAATGCTATATATCTTATAaccggaaagagagagagagagagagagagagagaaaaaaaagtaaaattgaaaaagaaaattaaacgaaaaagaaaaaagaaatctctctctctctctctctccctctctttctctctctctttctttctctcagaAAACAATCGGAATaatctttaagaaaaattttaaacacgATGAACGATaggatcaataataataattccaatCTCGTTAATTTACTTgattaaaacaaaagagaaataaaggattacatatatttacatatatatatagaagaattataaatatattcagaaTATCAATGTTGTGGTTTTAGgtcgattgaaaatttatgaCATTGTTACGAGAGGATATAGATGTACAGTAGTAAAGTATGCCATTGGATGGGTGCAATGGAAATTGCAATTGTGCACAAATCACGTTAGATTTAGGTACTTTGGCAATACGCCAAAGGTAATTGCGGTGCTTAAAGCGTAACATGAAAAATCGTATCTGTTTCCCTCGAATAGAGCAAAGGGATGAAGTTATTTGTGAAGCGATAAGAGAGATAAGCAGGTTCGAACATAgctaatatatctattttacgataattttatGTATCTTCGAACTTTCTCCGAAAATACATTCTCGTGATTTCACTCATTTTCTAAGGCCTTTAAACTTATCAAATactttctttcccccccccccccccgggCATAAGTCTTTTTCTCCTAAAACACGTACACGCATAACCATGTAATTCGCATTTTTCTAAGACCTACactttatttagatattaattacgCTTGACTCACCTCCTTGCCATTGAGAATAAAGGTTAGCACTGCTGATGGGTAACTCAATGCAGATGTGCACGCTACTTCAAGAACCTCACCGATCTCGTAATAAGGTCGAAATCCGTCAAGAACAGGCGGTTTTGTCGGTAGCACTGCGACGCTCATATTTGCCTCGGCATATGTCATACGAAAACTCGGAGCCTCCGAAGACACCTCGCATCCATAAGATCCGGCAAGATTTATTCTTTCTGTCGATTTCAGAAAAGtcatatcttatttttaatctccGACATgtcatcatttctttttcatttgtaataaaatatcggTACATAATACATAGTCATGTAAatccaaaaatataattatttataccgatcgaaatattcatatatatattgatcgtttactttaaaaaaatatctacattattaattaatataaataatgaatataaaggAATAGAAGTGAAACTGATAAACTTAAGTATATGAtcgaaaatcaaagaaaaattgaaactgtcttttacatttctatcgaatatattattaaagaaaacgaaaaatataatcctttcattttaaataattcaattgcaTACCTCCGCGATTGTTCGATTGTCCCAGTAACTTAACTTGTCGTCCATTACTTTGAGCAATATCCACGACTATGCCTTCGATGGGAAAATATTCGCTAACTGGAGTAGAGCTTGGCATAAATCTGAAGAATTCGACTTCATCCTTGAACCATTTCACCGAATAAAGATCTTTACCACCTAGATCGTACTCGCACTGCAAGGTGACTTCTTCCCATCTTGGATCCGCAATCGTTGGCACGTCCAATCTCA is a genomic window containing:
- the LOC124947332 gene encoding uncharacterized protein LOC124947332; this encodes MNHSRVQVRKWAATSVGESCSRCGKCLTKMQLILLAVLLYSSPTTGQDPKIVRLDVPTIADPRWEEVTLQCEYDLGGKDLYSVKWFKDEVEFFRFMPSSTPVSEYFPIEGIVVDIAQSNGRQVKLLGQSNNRGERINLAGSYGCEVSSEAPSFRMTYAEANMSVAVLPTKPPVLDGFRPYYEIGEVLEVACTSALSYPSAVLTFILNGKEVDRAKTTYLPITGYNEEILISVSRLSFSMRLERQHFPGGTLHLVCQSSLPDIPNVRAFKTEKTATLAASNQRLAQEAPKSASSTILVPSFTMLLCFLRISWN